Genomic segment of Chelmon rostratus isolate fCheRos1 chromosome 2, fCheRos1.pri, whole genome shotgun sequence:
CTGCAGTCTTGCTCTTGTTGTGTCTTTTCCTTTTGATCTGAGCCACAAACAGTGACCAATGGGCTATCTGTACTTTTTTCCACTAGCATGCTTTTCTGATGCTATATACACCCCCAGATACTTAGAAAGGGATTTCAAACTGGTATTGCATTTTAATACAGTAAACACTGCAAtactaataaaaacaaagcctGTCTGCCTGAATGAACTCAGTGACAGGACATACTGTACCAGAGCAGACATATTGCTTTTTCTTCATTCACATGTTGTTCctcttttaaatgtgttttgatgctcAGACATGAACGGCAGCTACAGTACATTCTACCACCATAAGCTTTTTGAGGTTCAAATAGAGTAGCGCCACCTAATTAGGAACATCAGCACCTTAAAATTATACAatctcacattttaaaaatttgttcattttacaacatcacatatttacattgatattaaaacacagaagtaGAAAATGGAAAACGGAATCCATGGCATatatctaaataaataatgtaaacaacacaaaaatgtaaacattgttTCTGAGTAATATAAATGAATTCGCTGAAAAGTAACAATAAATTAGTCAGTGCATAatgttttgagaggaaatgCAGTATGACACGATGATCACGAGAAAATCTATACATTTCATCAATCGAGTGCAAGCAGCAGCATCGGTAGCTGTCCCAGTAATGTTGAcgacagaaacattaaaacataataaaagcCCTGATAGGATTTTATAATCATGTTCTCACATGACATGATGTGAAATAATATGACGTTTTCATgacggagagaaaaagacaaactgacatgATGATGACAGGAGACATTAACAGACTGTAGAGCAGAGGGCCTCTCTGACTGAGGCCTCTGTCACTGAGGTGTCATCTGAAGTGTTCTTGCAATGCTGATTTTGGGCCAGTGGCTATGGGAGGAACAGAGGGGGCTGCTGCTCCGTTAGCTCGGCTTGTGCCCCGATTCAGTTTTTTCCGGGATATTTTTCGAGAACGCTCACCAAggatttgtgttttcctgtttccgAAGAAGGACACAGGGGtcatttcagcctctctgcaaCGTCCCTGATCATGACTCCGTGTGTTCCAATGTCTGTAAGGGTAAAAGAGGCATTCACAGGCTGGATCTGGACGCATTTTGAGTGGGCTTAGGTGTCAGATTTTCACCAGTTGCTTGGAGGCTGGCTGGGTTCTGCACTGCCTGAATggtccagctctgtgctgtcACAGTCCGAGTCATCATACAGGCCCTGGTttggaggaaaaacatgaatcatCAGAGTTAGAACAGCAACAGAGCTTTTAATGTTGAGTACATAAGCAGATTCTGACCTATTGTCTGCCTCTATATATCACTCTATGTCATGAGCTCTCATGCAGCCTACCTCATAATTATGGTCATTGCTTGCGAGCTGGGTCTTGACTTGTCGAAGGATAGCCTCCTTCTCAGACAACCCGTCAGAGCCTAGCTGGGCGGGGTCAGATGGGTCAGCGGGAATCTCCGAGCCCTGAGACAGGAGGTCGTCGCTCTTGTCGTCCAGCCGCTCGTCCGTGTTGGTGCTGACCACGTCCGGCGTGCCGCTGTGGGAGTGGTCGGTGGTGTTTCCCTCCTCGCCGTCCGAGACCGACAAGTTCTCTGAGCTGAAGGTGGACAGGGACTGGCACTTGGTCATGCTCACAGGACGCCTGAGTGGGATAGGAAAGAGTACATATACATAGATAGCATAGTGAGaaaacactttatattaatGGCATTACTGCATTTATAAGCACTTCACAGTAGAGAGATATGATGCGTGGAAAAGGGGTTGAACCATGACACAGACGTGtattaaaaatgtgataataTATTCATGCCAGAAAGTCTCTTCAACCACATTTGGCATTAAATCGTGTCTGAAAATTAGGATCACGCCAGCATAACTGTTTGTCGCTTTTGTTCACAGACTATGTGTTAAAGACCCTGCATGCCCACACAGGTGTCAGTTATTCTGGCTGATTAGCCTTTAGGGTGATGTTATATCAGGCTGAATAAGTGAATGCACCTGTGTGGCGGCCTGAAAATGTaatgttggatttttttgttgGGAAGTTGAACATATGAACTGCTTTATATGGATGCACAGATGGAAATGCGAACACAGCAGGTCTTCAGTAATTCTGCTGAACTCTTACCGTCTCCGCGGCAACTCCACTTCACTGTCcacttctccttcctcttcctctgacgACACTCCACGTCTCTGCGGAGAAGAGTAACATGACATGTGAAAATCACCACAGCCTGGCAGTGTTTTTTGCGCGTTTGACACCTCTAAAGATGCTGGTTTGTACAGCGAGTTGAGTCAAGATAGAGGCAGTGATAAAGGCTGGtaatgctttgtgttttgcttaATCGTTGcaataaaagaaatcaaaatggGCTGATTTCCCCAAAGCTTCTCACTGCCAAGTCATTGTTGCTCTGTTATAAGGCAGAAGTCAAAATGATGTTGTGAAACTGGGCAGCGCTGACAAAGCCTCACCTGACTGCGTGTGACTGCAGCCCTGTAGAGCAGCGCTGCAGGTGTGAGGCGTTGACTTCTGGGCGAGCGCGTAATCACCGTCCCGTCCTCCTTCTCCTCGCCCTCGTGGGAAACGCGGGGGTTCCCGAGCACGGACGCCCTCCCCGCCGCTGCCCCTCTGCCACACGGCGAGTCAGGGCTACTGGAGAACGGAATAGAAGCTGCGTCCTCGCTGGGCGTGTCACTGCGTGGAGGTGTTTCCGCCAAGTCGTCGGTCCCCACGCCCACATCTGGCCCCTCCTCCGGCCCTCCATTCCTTCCGCTTCTGCTCTCCTCGAGCCCGGCTGAGGCACTCTGGCTGCCCGCTCTGTCCAACCCTGGCCTGACCTGCCCCTTCCTCCTGCCTTCAGCCTCCAAGGTAGTAGAAATTAGGTCCGGGCTCGAGGAGTACATCTTCTTGAGCAGCAGATCATGCTGCAGGCCCCTGAGGGCTGCACTGGGGTCTAGGTGCTGCTTACTGCTGGGAACAGATGTGGTGGAGTTGACCATTGCTagtgaagaggagagagtaGCCTTCAGCTGAGCCAAGTCCCCGCTGCTGCCTTTGCCGGCTTTCCTGTAGCGCGGTTTTCCTCGGCGTGAGCGGCCGGGGGAGGTAGAGCCCTTGTTGGGGATTGTGACCTGGGTCATGGAAGAGTCCAGTTTGGGGAGGATGACCTCTGATTTTAGTAAGTCTGGCCTAGAGAAGATGGAGGCATaattaatgaaaaacagaggcaaagaataaacatttcaatatTGCACTAATTGCTACATAGATGCTCGTGTATTTCCTGCACTCTTCACTGTATCTTCAAAAATATCATTGTCCTCAAATTAccttaaaatcaaaacaataaaaaacagcaaTCTGTTAGTACAACTTTCAATACTTTTTAACTCCTCTACCCTGTCTGAGGAGCTCGGCCTCAGCAGTAGGCTGCTGTTTATAGGAtcaactcaaaaacaaaactaaaactacaGTGCCAACATTCATGATCTTTTTTGGTAGTTCCTGGGGGGTTTTCTCTTCCTTTAAAACTGCCCTGGGGAGCGATTTGATCAAACCATCGACATATAAATGCTGCAAATATAGACAACAACGTGCTGTCTCACCTCTTGCTGTGTGAAGGCAGTTTCTGAGGTACGTTGCGTTTCTTCATGAGTTTCTCCATCGAGTTGGAGGAGGCTGACTGTCTGGAGCTGTGGTGCTTGAAGCAGCCCGGGTACTTCTTGTCCAGCGACTGCTCCCTCCTGATGGTTAAACACAGAGCCAATACTCGTTTAATGGATGTCAATGGATACTCGGAATAAGAGAGCACTTTGTTACATGCAATGGCCCTGTGCGACTGGATGTGATGGCCATTCACTTCGCATTACGGATGAACTCTTTTCTGCTATTTCATTACAAAAACACTGCTTCACCAAGGGTGATAGATAAAGCTATTAGTACAAAGTATTTCAATGACTGCAGGCTGAGTTTTCCTACTGTTACAGTGTGATGCATTTTTCAATAACTAGAAAATGACTACAGTATGCTACCTTATGCAAACTTGATCTCTAACCATTACTGTATAATCTTACAGTCCCCATGCAACTTGACAGAACTGCAGCAGTTTTGTGAAGAACTATTGCAAGTGCAAAACTGCAGCTACATTAACTTCCCTTTCAGTCAGTGTTGTAATggaataaaacagcaacagcagtttTCATACTTGTGCAGTTCTTTCTCTTtgatctccagctgcagcatgaTGGCGTTCAGCTCCATGTAGAGATTGTTGGCTCTCTCCAGTTTCCTCTCGTAGTGCTCCCGGATGTCCAGCGCAtgtctgagaggagaggaaaacaacagtCAGCTCATCCTTATGTCTTTGTTAGTGGTGGTTTTGATGGTTTCCTGTTTATCCCCACATCCGTGTTGCGATTAGCTAACCTGAGTTCTTCTCTGCGTCGTTTGATCAGCTCCTCGTCCAGCCTGTGAAGACACGTCCCCTCAGACTTGATCTTCTCAAAGTGGTGCCTCACCTCATCCCTCCACTCCACCTGGACACATCCATCAGAGTGGGACTTACGTTAACTTAATATTTCATCATCTTACAGGTCAGAATAAAAAGACTGTCTGTGGTTAAAAGATTTCATATCGTTTTAAATTAGTGTACAAATGttgtcttcttcatcttctaCCAGCACTTCTACTATGATCAATGCTTCTACTACCAATACTTCTGCCACCACTACTATTACTACCTCCAGCCTTTGTGTTACTACCACTACGATTAATTATTattctgtctgtgcagaaattCAAAATAGCCAGAGCCGCCTGTAAAGTCACCAGTTTTAGTCAGGAATCAGCAGCCTACACCTGAAGGTAATGCAGACTGAAATCAGACAGATCATTTGTGGACTGTAGTTACTTCCTCTATCGATGCAGCAGACAGCCTGCTTCATCACATACGCAGAATTTAATTGTAATATTTTGGCAGCTTGTATGGCATTTTTCAAagcacctgtttttttttcgtGTTTTATTAGATTTGTACGCCTGGAAAATGCTGCTATCCCTGTGTTTTCCATTTGAATAATGAAGTAATGACATTAACAACAAATGATTAATACTGAGAATAAACTTCATTGCACCTTGatctagtaaaaaaaaagcgCTTAATTTGCTGAGAGACTGAGGTTCATGTGTATCATTGAAACAAAACCCATTAAGCTGTCAGATGATGATCAATACGCTGGGAGTGAAACTGAACATGAACTGGCataacatgagcacacacacacacacatacacacaaaaatacagcGAGGGCATTTTCTTGTACACAGTGGAGCGTGACAGCTGTTATCTGATACCTGTCATATCAAAGGACAAAGGAAGTCAGatatatgagtgtgtgcacatacatgcatgtgtgtgtgtgtgtatttctgtctgtccgTGACTGATGCTCTTCTTATTAAGCTAATGGACTCTGTGCGCACTTTTCTATGTCTCCAGTCCccgcttcctcctctctctctgctctctgctccctgCCATTAAAGCAATCAATACACTCCAGCAGCAAATACTTCTTTCCAACGTCACAAGAAAAATCCATTATGGGGCATGGAGGAGAGAAACTGGGGAGGGTTGCAAGAGGGGGAAGGGGAGCAGGGAGAAATAAAGGATCAAGGATAAGTGGAAAGAGTGAAGCTTTGTATTTTGCATGGTGAGATATAAATGCAAGAGGAGGCCGTGGGCTGCTGGGAAAAGGAAATCGTATCcactttttgtatttgtgtgcacaaGTGCGTCTCCTGATTATAAACGCTTGAGTTATAAATGGATCTGCGGTTCAGCATGGCTGAGTTAACACATATCTTCCACACAATTATACTTCTTCCTCTAAGTCTGCTGTCCTTCATCTGTTTGGATTGGCAGTGGTCTCACGTATTTGTCACTGGCACCCATCCCCCACACCCGCCCTCTCCATCATGCTTTGATATGATGGAGGTCGAAAAAGGTTCCCTCTTTGACCACAAATCAGCACTCACATTCGACAAGGAACAAAGACCAAAGAACCAACTATAATATGTTGTGATTGAAAGCACAGGTATTATTAGTGGGCTCTCGAGAGGCCTGGGGCCCCGTGCAGCTGCACCCTCTGCACTGCCTGTAGTTACTGCAGTGGACTGGAAACAAATGGCAGTGGGTTGACAGGAAAATGACTATTAGAGATactggctgctgcaggaggtTTTCTATTAGGAGACATACAGAGCTTGTGTGTCCCTCATCTAATGtctatttctgtatttatttgacaAGGGAGGCTGTGATTTTAGAGAGGATGGTTTTCAATTATATTGTCCCTTAAATACACATTTCCTTGGGTGTGAATTAGTGCTTTCTAAACTGGCACTggtaaacaataaaaacaaaatgaatgcatacatttaatgaaatcaaattttGCCCATTATTTAGATGTCAACGCAGCTTTTCAGTTGGGACTgtcaacagagagaaagggagctCACCTGAGACTGAAAGTAAGTTTCTTGTGGAGTCGAGAGGATGTCTGCAGAGGCGATGTCCAGGTGCAGGAGGATCTGTCTGAAGGAAGGCCTGTTTCTTGGCTTGCAGTTCctgtaaacaaatgttttgtcagaAATGTGAGGGGTGTGGAAGATAATGGCCTTTCCTCTCTTATGAACAGCTCCCTCTCTGTAAAATATTCTCTTTCCTACCTCCTTAAAGCTTCTAACGTCATTATATTCTCTTTGTGCTGATGCCTCAGCTTTCTTTTTCCAAATCATTCTTCTtccctccgtccctccctctgcctcccctcctcccgCCTGCTCACCAGCATTGCCTCAGGAGCAGTTTGAAGCTGTCTGGACAGCTATCAGGTACAGGCAGCTGCAGACTGTTGTTGCCCACTCCCCAGATGATAGCGGAGGAGTCCACATCCTTATAGGGCACCTCTCCCGTCAGCATCTCCCACAGCACCACGCCAAATGACCTGCAGAGAGACGCGGCGTATTTACATTCAGACATGCCGATGAAgatgtgaagtgaagtgatgaAAGGAAGCATGAGTGAAATGTCACACTTAACGTTGTAGACGAAAATCTAAATCGCTAGAACTGTTGTATCTGACGGGAACTTTATCACTGCAAAAAGCCTTTGATGCTGATGCCTGTGGGCAGTCTCTGGTATCTCAACCTGATTATCATCAAGGTTTAATCAGTTTGGTGCGATGAAAGTTCTATATActtatacacatatatatatatatgcccTGACAAATATATCACAGCCCCAAAAAATAACCAACCAACTTTTGCCAAAACATGATGCTTTATTTCACTACAGTTCAGTGCTTCATTGATGTAAGTATGTTCTAAGTATGTTTGGTTAGGGAGCAAGAGAGCGGCACCCATGGGGAAGGTAACTAAGGAAAGTCGTGTGTTGTCTGTGACTCTCTGGGTTGCCATGGCGACCACGTACAGTATCCAGGGTGCCAATAGCATAACACGCAGCAttgaggaggtgtgtgtgtgtgtgtgatgttgtaTTTACATGTGTATTTTTAGAGTTCCTCCATCTACTTGTTTATGATTCGTGATATAATTGCACAAGATGAGATACCTGATTTCAAGgcaatcaattattttttttaacgaCGAGGTCAAATATTAGCTGTTAATTAGATGATGGATTACAATTGTGttatcagtttattttcatgCTGTATCATAACATTCAGTAATATAAGGAATGACCCCTTTGCCAGTAAAGTATGGCTTATCGTAAAGTATTACAATTTTAATTTGCAGATTTTCAATAGTAAAATTCAAGCAATTTTCAAGAAATTTCAAGGTACCTACCAAAAATTCAAAAACTCTCTAAGCCTTCATTATCACATCTAAATTGTTGCTATAAATGAAACTGTGAAGAATAAAGTTTGCAGAAATCCTTTATACCCACAGCAATCAATGTATATTGTCATTATATTTATCATAACAGCTGCTCACATTAACTGATTGTATGTTTTGATCATGATTATTTAATTCATGCTAACTTCGACACCAGGAGACAACAAATATGACGACaggattgtttcatttcaaatattaaaagattTTTGGTTACATGATTGATTGTGTGCATGAAACACCAGATTATGTTGAAAATCAAGCATTCTTCAAGGAACGTCTTTGAATTTAATCATATTCCTACCTTGAAAGCATAATGGTTTAAATtaagcattttccaaactttcaagactttgcatttgaaaacagagaaatgaaaaatttgaatcattaggttttttttctccccaatTTCCACTCCTGTTATGAAATGAATCTTATTTAATCTGCAGACCCAGTAGCTATATAACCAAGGGAAGCAAATTCTTGCTGCATTACAATTATTTTGCATAATGCAATGCAGCATTATACTGAACCCAGTCAATATATAGGTTCCATCTTGTCAGCCTATGTCTTGGAGTAAGCAACATTTTCTTATGTTGTTGTGCGACATTCTTTCTGTGATTAAGCTATTGTTGTATTTATGCCCTTCCACATATAGCTTTTATCttattgctttttattgtttttagcaTAGTGATGACCAGtgctttctccttcttctcctaTTTATTGTCCGTTCATATGTTGATCTGTGAGGCGAGCTGCTGCAATATAATTACCCTTTCaggagtaaatgtacttaatttaAATTAACTAGGTTATATCTTCATGTTAAATTCAGCTATTTTATTATAGTCCTTATGTAAATATCTGTTGAACCTGCTGTCAAAAATGTCAGCACAAACCAAAAATGAACACATACAAGATAATACTTGACCACTGCCTCACTTTCTCTGATTCACTCCTTTCGTGGTGTGGCTTACTACATAATTAACAtaaatttaaacaaaactgTACAGTATACACCCatgctttgctttctttccacaTCAAAAGCTTTTTAATCCTATTTTCACTTCTCTGCTAATGCACTGCTGGCTCTGGGCCAAACCATCCACAGGCTCAGAAGGTTATTCCAGCCTCTCCTGAGCACTGCAGCATCTGGCAAATCAATTATTAAATTAGCCAGCGTTCCTTTCAGGACGGAGAGGAagagtgatggagggatgaaggatgggagagagagggggggagaagAATGTACTGGGGGAGATCAGGGCCTAACACAGGGCAACCCATCAGATATGGCAGAGACCCTATAGAATTTCATGTAATGAGATATTGAACATAATACTGAATAGATTTTCTAGAAACAGGATCCTGCGCTGTATACTGTAGTAGGCTGTAGCTAATGAGATTCTATGACAGATAAGACAAACCATAAGGGAAAATTGCAAAGGTTCATCACTGCAGAAGAAGGTGTAAAATGGTTATGACACCTACCAAATATCCACCTTCTCTGAGACGGGCTCATTGCGTATGACCTCAGGAGCCATCCAGGCCACTGTACCGGCAAAGGACATCTTGGTGCTCTTGTCACTGAGCTCTTTGGACGTCCCGAAATCAGAAATCTTCACTGAGTCGTCATAAGTGATCAGCATGCTGGAATGAAACATTGAACGGCAGGTTTATGTCTGCACGTCTgagtaaaaacagctgtttaagAAATATAAAACTAATTCAAACCAATCATTGAGCCAGTCAGTAACATGACACGTTATCACTCCTTGTGTTGTCAAAACCTCACCAGTAATGtgtcagtttaatttaattacagCTGAATTTGGCCAATCAGTGTATCTTTGTAAAGCAGGGTTCCAACCTACTTTAGGTGAAACCACTCCCACCTTCATATGCCTCGATGGCTGTGTTCCCATGGAAACTGCTTTCACGTGGTCCACGACAGCCAGTTTGGAAAATAACAATATGGGGCACTGAATCTGATGAATTTACTTTTTATCAGACCACAAATGAGAAAAGGTTTAGCCAGATAGCACGCTGTTTCCAAACTGTTTGCTCAGTGGGTGTCTGCTGTTGAGCAATAGGTAAAGGTCTGTGAGTTAACAGTCTGAGTCAAGCATAGAGGCTGTATTATTTGTAGCTTGAAAAACAGCGATATTGGGCACTGAAATCGACGAACTGATTTACTGTTTATCAAACCACAAGTGAGACAAGGATTAGCTAGCTGGCATCGGCATGATAGCAACTAAAAGCACGTAATGGGAACGCTGCCGTCAAGACTTTCTTCATACAGACGTGGACATGGTTTCATCTTAAGAAGGCTGGGAAACGACAGACACTGTCGGGAGGTCACAAGGTAAATCTAAGGgggttttgttttcttttgctttatCCTGTAAATTACTCATTTCAATTAGTCATTTCAGGACTCTAAAAAGTATTCAAATAACCTGACGACAAATGGTAGACTTATGCAGCTTGTGACATGAGGTTGCAAGTTGACACTGCTTCGTTTAAAGGGGTCAACACCTCAAAAGGTTGGGAACTGTTCTTCTAAAAGTTGGGACACAGTCGAAATATTCAACATTGCTCCAATTTTCATCCAAGTCAGACTGATCACATCACGTCAGAAAGAGATTAGAACACTATCTACCATTATCACTTCCACCTGAATTACAAAGCTGTAATCACACAGATAACTTTCACCAGACCTACAAAACTCACTTTGGTGACTTGAGGTCTCTGTGGATGATCTTGTGCAGATGAAGATAGTTCATGCCCCCCGCGATGCCCATGGCCCAGTCCATGAGCAGGGACGGCTGGATCTTCCTGCCTGCTCTGAGCACCTCGTACAGCTGTCCCTGGGCACAGTACTCCATGATGATGCAGTAACATGGAGCCTGGGTGCAAATGCCTCTGAGAATGTAGAGAAGTATGAACAGTAtgttaaaacacaacatattaCAGCTGTTACAGTGCCAACAATGAGTGGAAAACCTTTAAGCATTTTACGTTACAGTGTGACTTGAAGGATCACATGAAGAAATGTTACAACCATTTGAGTTTATACAACCTTTTCACAAGTTAttgaaacataaaaaacaataagATTAAAAGCCCCATAATTACAATTCAGGCTGCATTTCTTAGTTTTTGTAAAACtgacatatatacatatagtaAATATAAAGCTTGGAATCCTCTGCACTTCTTGTGATCTAATAAGCCAACTGAGTATTTCTACTAACTTGAAAGTGATGATGTTGGGGTGTTTGAGCTTGCGCAGGTGCTTGATGTCTGTCTCTTTGATATTCCGCACTTTCTTTACGGCCACTTCCTGTCCGTGCAGTTTGCCCAGAAAGACGGCGCCCTGGGCTCCACTGCCCACCCACTGCAGGTCAGATATCTCCTCAAACGGGACCTCCCAGGCCTCTGCGGTTGGGGAAGAAGACGGAGGGAAAGCAGCTGGTGAATTTATGGGTGTAGCAGCATGTAGAGCACAGTGACAATTATCATATTAACCTGTACTGATTACAGgttattttcagacatttgcAGGAAACCAGGCTGAAAACTCATATTCTTGAGGGCAGCTGATGTTTCATAACATTAATAAACACCAGACTGCTATTAGGGACTGCATCTTTGATGAGCAATAGAAGTATCCTCtctgttctttatttcatttgagtCTACAATTTATCTTAATTCACTTTTTCTTGTTACATTTATGCTGTGAtgattcattttgatttattacAGATATTTCAGCCTAGTCTGGTTACATGATTGAGTTATTTTGACCTGAGTCTGCTCATAGAGGAGTTTGACATTTGTGGAAATACGCTTACatactttcttgctgagaattagaTTTGAAGGTTGATACAACGCTCATGTCTTCCCATTtcatatgaa
This window contains:
- the LOC121621674 gene encoding mitogen-activated protein kinase kinase kinase 12-like, which codes for MALIHEPRAPSPSLSGFNTPLSDPPSFRRLDAETPCTPEMDLTPTQCVLRNVLSIDTGGAVEPGGGGGEGQTAGHNQTPGEEQQEHFANSVLKLHEHDGSPGRTEGEGQELDSSEVRSQADDARLQCQSTGGGGGFLEGLFGCLRPVWTMIGKAYSTEHKHDLDEAWEVPFEEISDLQWVGSGAQGAVFLGKLHGQEVAVKKVRNIKETDIKHLRKLKHPNIITFKGICTQAPCYCIIMEYCAQGQLYEVLRAGRKIQPSLLMDWAMGIAGGMNYLHLHKIIHRDLKSPNMLITYDDSVKISDFGTSKELSDKSTKMSFAGTVAWMAPEVIRNEPVSEKVDIWSFGVVLWEMLTGEVPYKDVDSSAIIWGVGNNSLQLPVPDSCPDSFKLLLRQCWNCKPRNRPSFRQILLHLDIASADILSTPQETYFQSQVEWRDEVRHHFEKIKSEGTCLHRLDEELIKRRREELRHALDIREHYERKLERANNLYMELNAIMLQLEIKEKELHKREQSLDKKYPGCFKHHSSRQSASSNSMEKLMKKRNVPQKLPSHSKRPDLLKSEVILPKLDSSMTQVTIPNKGSTSPGRSRRGKPRYRKAGKGSSGDLAQLKATLSSSLAMVNSTTSVPSSKQHLDPSAALRGLQHDLLLKKMYSSSPDLISTTLEAEGRRKGQVRPGLDRAGSQSASAGLEESRSGRNGGPEEGPDVGVGTDDLAETPPRSDTPSEDAASIPFSSSPDSPCGRGAAAGRASVLGNPRVSHEGEEKEDGTVITRSPRSQRLTPAALLYRAAVTRSQRRGVSSEEEEGEVDSEVELPRRRRPVSMTKCQSLSTFSSENLSVSDGEEGNTTDHSHSGTPDVVSTNTDERLDDKSDDLLSQGSEIPADPSDPAQLGSDGLSEKEAILRQVKTQLASNDHNYEGLYDDSDCDSTELDHSGSAEPSQPPSNW